From Neisseria cinerea:
GTGTGGCGGCTTCCGGCGGTGCGCGTATGCAGGAGGGCGTAAACTCATTGATGCAGATGACGAAAACCAGTGCCGCGCTGCACTTGTTGACGGAAAAACGCCTGCCGTTTATATCAGTATTGACCGATCCGACCATGGGCGGCGTATCCGCCAGCTTCGCTTTCCTCGGCGATGTCGTATTGGCCGAACCCAATGCCCTAATCGGTTTTGCGGGACCGCGCGTTATTGAACAGACTGTACGGGAAACCTTGCCGGAAGGCTTCCAGCGTGCCGAGTTTTTACTGGAAAAAGGCGCAATCGACCAGATTGTCGACCGGCGTGAGATTAAGCAGCGAATCAGCAGTTTGATTACGTTGTTGCTCCGTCAGGACAAAGTTGCCGCCGCATGATGCCTGATAATGCGAATGCCGTCTGAAAATTGTTTCAGACGGCATTTTTATATCCGGTTTATTTGGAGTGTTGTTTCATCGATGGCGCATAATGTCCGGCACGTTCTTTCAGGCGTTGTATCAGGCCGCGCGTGTCGGTCGGTATGCCGTCTTCGCAGAATGCCGCATACAGCACGGCGCGTAAGGCGTCGTTTCGGCCGAGTGTACCGCCTATCGGCTTCCATTCGGTATTTCGAGGCTGTATCCAACGGCGGTTGACCGTATCGCCGTATCCGAATACTTTGTAGGAGGAAAGTTTGTCGTTGCCGAAACGGATGGATGAGCGGGCGCAGAATATGCCTTCGGCAGACAGGTTGTCGTAGCCTTTGTCGGAGCGGATATTGAGGATATAGCGGATGCTGGTGTCCGGCGCCGGCATGATTTGCAGGCTGTTGAGCAGGATTTTGGGTTGTTTGCCGTAATCTTCATCCACATAAATATCGAACCACCCCTCCGAGTGCGTATCGGGCAGCGGCGGCAATGCTGCAGTATGTTCTTTAAATTCCCTGGTGGCAGTTTCTTCAGACGTTTCACGGTAGTGTGTATTGAGCAGCGTATTTTTTTGGCTGAAGCCAGCGGCAAGGGACGTGCCGGCAGTCAGGGTCAGAATCAGAAGGATGGCGCGGCGCATAGATTTCTCCAAGTTGAAAACGGCTTTATTTTATGGGTTGATAGGGAGGGCTGCAAGCAAGTGGGGTATAATTCGGCTTTATTTAAACTTTTAACCGGTATCGGAACATGAACAGCGAAACTTTGGACGTTATCGGGCTGAAATGCCCTTTGCCTATTTTGCGGGCTAAAAAGGCTTTGGCGCAAATGCAGCAGGGCGACGTGTTGACCGTTCTGGCAACCGACGGCGGCGCACCGGGGGATTTTGAGGCTTTTTGCCGCCAAACCGGTCATGTGCTGCTGGATGCTTCGGAGCAGGACGGCGTATTCAGGTTGGTCGTCCAACACAAATAAATGCCGTCTGAAATGCAGATAATCCGCCCGATTGTGTTGTTTGTAACTTTTATTTTTGCTGCATGCAGTGCCAAAAATCAACCTTCCGACGAGGATCGACAAAGCTTTGCGCGCATTGCCGTCGATTTATTCCGGAATGCCTGCGTATCGACGCAGGGCGGTTTTAAACCGGTTTCAGCTTTTGCCGATGCCGGTCGTTTTACCCTTGTGGGCAAGGATGAAACGTTACACATGGGGCCGGAGGTTGCAGAGCCCGATGCACGGGCATTGTGGATGCTTGAACAGGATAGCGGTGTCTATTATCTGAGCCTGAGTGACAACAGTTGCAGCGTTAAGGCCAAATATGCTGACGCTGCCGCACTTTTGGAACATTTCTCAGGGCTTGTCCGACATCCGCCGCAAAATAAAAATTTGGAATTAAGGGCAGAACAGTCGGTGCAGGCACCGTTTGAAACCAGGCAAATCAGCTATGCCTGGCGGGAAGCGGGCAGCCCTGAAGAAACCGTATTGACCGCACAAACCGTCGATTCCCCGGATTTACCCGTACAGGCAGTATTGAACCTGACGCACCGTTCCCACAACGGGAAACCCCTAATTCTCCCCTGACTTCAGACGGCATAAAGTCGGCATGCCGTCTGGAAACCAAAAATCTAAAAAGGAACAACCATGCAAACCCTGACCATTATCCGCCCCGACGATATGCACCTGCACCTGCGCGACGGCGACGCGCTCAAAGCCGTTGCACCCTATACCGCCCGTCAGATGGGGCGTGCCGTCATCATGCCCAACCTCAAACCGCCCGTCGTCAGTGTAGCCGATGCGCTTACCTACAAAGCGCGTATTATGGCGGTGTTGCCCGAAGGCAGCGCGTTTGAGCCTTTGATGACGCTTTATTTGACTGATAACGCCACGCCGGAACTTGTACGCGAAGCCAAAGCCGCCGGCATCGTCGCCTTCAAACTTTACCCCGCCGGCGCGACGACCAATTCCGATTCCGGCGTAACCGACCTGTTCAAACTCATTCCTGTGTTGGAAGAAATGGCAAAACAGGACGTCCTGTTCCTCGTTCACGGCGAAGTAACCGACCCCGAAATCGATATTTTCGACCGTGAGGCCGCCTTTATCGAGCGCGTGATGAAACCCGTTTTGGCGCAAGTGCCGAATCTTAAAGTCGTGTTCGAACACATCACCACCGCCGAAGCCGCCCGCCTTGTTTTGGAAGCGGGCGACAACGTTGCCGCCTCCGTGACCCCGCAACACCTCCTGCTCAACCGCAACGACCTCTTGGTCGGCGGCGTGCGCCCCCATCATTTCTGCCTGCCCGTACTCAAACGCGAAACCCACCGTCAGGCATTGGTTGCCGCCGTTACCGGCGAGAAGGCGCATAAATTCTTCCTCGGCACCGACTCCGCGCCGCACGCCAAATCCGCCAAAGAAAACGCCTGCGGCTGCGCCGGTATGTTCAGCGCGATGACCGCCATCGAGCTTTACGCCGAAGTGTTTGAAAAAGCAGGCGCGTTGGACAAACTCGAAGCCTTTGCCTCGAAAAACGGCGCAAGGTTCTACGGCATTCCTGAAAATACCGACACGATCACCCTCGTCAAACAAAGTCAAACCGTTCCCGCAAGTGTTCCCTACGGCGACGGCGAACTTGTCCCGATGCGCGCGGGCGGCGAAATCGGCTGGACGGTGCAGTTTTGAAAAAATTGGAGATATAAAATGAGCTATTTAAATTTAGATGATGATATGTATTTGGTTTATGATTTTAAAAAAGATATGAAAAATAGAAAAAAGAAGGAGCATATTGAAGATACAAGATTACTGTCATTGAATGACGAAAGTATCTTTGGCATCAAAAAAGACAAAGGATTGTTTGCGTCGGATGAATGGTGGGCTAATATTGATTCCGGACAGATTATCACCAGAAGCGTTTCCGGAGTAATATCGTCAATATATGAGGCAGGAATGGAAAGAAGAAACATACCGAATAGTTTTAGTTTTATAGATGGTGAAGGCATCGTAAGGAATGAAAGTATGTATATGATGAATAAATCCGACAGACATTTATTTTGTGAAGGGAAAAAAATTGCTATTTTTTACGCGTATGACGAATTAAAAATATCAAAACAAAGAAAAGGAGACGTAATTGATTTGGAAAACAACTATGTTGAGCAAGTCATTGAAATGGCAATTTCAAAATAATCAGATGACGCCGGTGCCCAAGCCTACCAACTGGCCGATGGCGTCGGCAAAGTGGCCGATGCCGTCAAAAACCAAACCGGCCAACATTGATCGAACGGTCAAGCAAAATGCCGTCTGAAAGGTTTTTCAGACGGCATTTGTGTATTTTCCGATTCGGATTTTCCGGAGTATCAACGGCGTTTGGGCTCGTCAGGGCGGATTTGGGCGGCGAGTTTGTCGAGGATGCCATTGACAAATTTGTGCCCGTCCGTACCGCCGAAGGTTTTGGTTACTTCGATGGCTTCGTTGATGATGACGGGGTAGGGTGTTTCGGGCATGGCGGACAGCTCGTGGCAGGCGGTCAGCAGGACGGCGCGTTCGATGGGGTTGAGGTCTTTTTCATCCCTGTCGAGCAGCGGGCGGATTTGTCGGATGTACTCTGCCGCATTAGTTTGCGTGCCGAAGAAAAGTTTGTTGAACAATTCTTCGTCTGCCTTGGCAAAGTCGGACATTTCGCGGATGTTTTTAGCAATCTCGGGTGCTGCGGTGCGGTTGATAAGGGATTGGTAAACGGCTTGTACGGCAAGCTCGCGTGAACGGCGGCGGGCTGTTTTCATGATTTTTCCTTGAAACGGTTGGGCGGCACGGTATGCCGTCTGAAATGGAAAGGGCGTATTGGTGTACGCCCTGTTTGTTATTCTTCGTCTTCAAACTGTTCTTCGAGCAGGAGGTTGACGAGGTTGGCGCATTCGACGGCGACTTTGGCGGCATCCGAGGCTTTTTCTTCAATCCGTTCGATTGCCTGTGCGTCGTTTTCCGTGGTCAGGACGGCATTGGCAATCGGGATGTTGTAGTCGAGTGCGACGCGGCTGACCCCTGCGCCGGATTCGTTGGAAACCAGCTCGAAATGGTAGGTTTCGCCACGGATGACGACGCCGATGGCAATCAGTGCGTCAAACTTTTCGGAAGAGGCAAGGTTCATCAGCGCGATCGGGATTTCAAGTGCGCCGGGTACGGTGGCGACGGTAATGTTTTCGTCTGCCACGCCCAATTCTTGGAGGGTGCGGCAGCAGACTTTGAGCATTTCGCTGCCGATTTCGTTGGTGAAACGTGCCTGTACGATGCCGATGCGGAGGTGTTTTCCGTCAAGGTTGGGGGCGATGGTGTTCATTGGGGGGTCCTTTGGTATTCGGAGGTTTCGGAATGCCGTCTGAAGGGTCAGTCCTTAGGTTGCCAGTCGGCGACGGTTTGGAATGTGCCGTCTTCGGCAAGCTCCCATGCGCTGCCTTCGGGTTGTGAGAGCAGGGCGTCGATTCCCGGGTTGGTTCTGGTGATTTCGGCAATGCTGAGGATGCTGAAGTTGTCCGGATCGTCGGTGTATTCGTCGGTCTCGTCGCCGCTGAAGAAACGCCAGCCGCTGTCATTTTCGAAAACGGGGGCTTCGCGGTAGAGGAAGCCGACGGGCTGGTTTTGTTTGACTACGGCATGGGTGGCGATACAGCGGTCGAGTGCCGAGGAAAGTGCTTGTGCAAATGCGTTCATGGTGTGAATGCGCCGGGATGAATTGGCAAATTTTACCACGATTCTTGCGTTGTCGGCAGACGGTAGGGGTTTGAATCAAGTTTTCATTTCCTTAACCGGAGTGCGATATACAGGCGGTTTGGTGGTACAATATGCACCGTGTTCAGCCTTAAGGTGTTTCTGTATTTTTGAAGTATGGAAACGCATTCAGGCTGTTTTTTGCGGAAGACGGTAATGAAGAACGATGTTTTGAAACAGCAGGCACATACTGCGATACAGAAAAAGCTGGGCTATGAGTTCCGCGATATTTCGCTTTTGCGGCAGGCTTTGACGCACAGGAGCTGCCATGCGAAACACAATGAACGGTTCGAGTTTGTCGGTGATTCGATTTTGAATTATACGGTGGCGCGGATGCTGTTTGATGCGTTTCCGAAGTTGACGGAGGGCGAGCTGTCGAGGTTGAGGGCAAGCTTGGTCAATGAGGGTGTGTTGGCGGAGATTGCGGTGAAAATGGATATCGGAGAAGGTCTGTATTTGGGAACGGGCGAGTTGAAAAGCGGCGGCTTCAGACGGCCTTCGATACTGGCGGACGCGATGGAGGCGATGTTTGCCGCCGTCAGCTTCGATGCGGATTTCAACACGGCGGAAAAGGTGGTGCGCCATCTTTTCTCGGAGCGTGTCAAACGTGCCGATTTTCAAAATCAGGAGAAAGACGGTAAAACCGCGCTTCAGGAGGCGCTTCAGGCACGCCGCTTTGCCTTGCCCAAATACCGTATCGAAGAGCAAATCGGCCATGCCAACGACAGTATGTTTGTGATTTCCTG
This genomic window contains:
- a CDS encoding CNP1-like family protein; translation: MRRAILLILTLTAGTSLAAGFSQKNTLLNTHYRETSEETATREFKEHTAALPPLPDTHSEGWFDIYVDEDYGKQPKILLNSLQIMPAPDTSIRYILNIRSDKGYDNLSAEGIFCARSSIRFGNDKLSSYKVFGYGDTVNRRWIQPRNTEWKPIGGTLGRNDALRAVLYAAFCEDGIPTDTRGLIQRLKERAGHYAPSMKQHSK
- a CDS encoding sulfurtransferase TusA family protein, whose product is MNSETLDVIGLKCPLPILRAKKALAQMQQGDVLTVLATDGGAPGDFEAFCRQTGHVLLDASEQDGVFRLVVQHK
- a CDS encoding NMCC_0638 family (lipo)protein, producing the protein MPSEMQIIRPIVLFVTFIFAACSAKNQPSDEDRQSFARIAVDLFRNACVSTQGGFKPVSAFADAGRFTLVGKDETLHMGPEVAEPDARALWMLEQDSGVYYLSLSDNSCSVKAKYADAAALLEHFSGLVRHPPQNKNLELRAEQSVQAPFETRQISYAWREAGSPEETVLTAQTVDSPDLPVQAVLNLTHRSHNGKPLILP
- the pyrC gene encoding dihydroorotase — encoded protein: MQTLTIIRPDDMHLHLRDGDALKAVAPYTARQMGRAVIMPNLKPPVVSVADALTYKARIMAVLPEGSAFEPLMTLYLTDNATPELVREAKAAGIVAFKLYPAGATTNSDSGVTDLFKLIPVLEEMAKQDVLFLVHGEVTDPEIDIFDREAAFIERVMKPVLAQVPNLKVVFEHITTAEAARLVLEAGDNVAASVTPQHLLLNRNDLLVGGVRPHHFCLPVLKRETHRQALVAAVTGEKAHKFFLGTDSAPHAKSAKENACGCAGMFSAMTAIELYAEVFEKAGALDKLEAFASKNGARFYGIPENTDTITLVKQSQTVPASVPYGDGELVPMRAGGEIGWTVQF
- the nusB gene encoding transcription antitermination factor NusB, whose product is MKTARRRSRELAVQAVYQSLINRTAAPEIAKNIREMSDFAKADEELFNKLFFGTQTNAAEYIRQIRPLLDRDEKDLNPIERAVLLTACHELSAMPETPYPVIINEAIEVTKTFGGTDGHKFVNGILDKLAAQIRPDEPKRR
- the ribH gene encoding 6,7-dimethyl-8-ribityllumazine synthase, with product MNTIAPNLDGKHLRIGIVQARFTNEIGSEMLKVCCRTLQELGVADENITVATVPGALEIPIALMNLASSEKFDALIAIGVVIRGETYHFELVSNESGAGVSRVALDYNIPIANAVLTTENDAQAIERIEEKASDAAKVAVECANLVNLLLEEQFEDEE
- a CDS encoding DUF2185 domain-containing protein, which encodes MNAFAQALSSALDRCIATHAVVKQNQPVGFLYREAPVFENDSGWRFFSGDETDEYTDDPDNFSILSIAEITRTNPGIDALLSQPEGSAWELAEDGTFQTVADWQPKD
- the rnc gene encoding ribonuclease III; this encodes MKNDVLKQQAHTAIQKKLGYEFRDISLLRQALTHRSCHAKHNERFEFVGDSILNYTVARMLFDAFPKLTEGELSRLRASLVNEGVLAEIAVKMDIGEGLYLGTGELKSGGFRRPSILADAMEAMFAAVSFDADFNTAEKVVRHLFSERVKRADFQNQEKDGKTALQEALQARRFALPKYRIEEQIGHANDSMFVISCDLGELGFVCRAKGTSRKAAEQSAAKEALQWLEEKLPLKKKKK